The DNA window AGGGTTATACCCGCTGATATGGTCGAGATGCGTCAGGAACAGGGCGCGGGGCCGCAGGTCACCGGCTTTTCGGGCACCGGCTTCAAGGTGCGCGATGCCGTCTTCCCGGACGGTGTGATCCTGACGCAGGAAGAGGCGCGCACCTGGACGCCGCCGGCGATCGATGCGCTGGCGATGGCCGATCTGGGTGATGCGCTGGAGAGCGAACCCAGGCCGGAGTTCTTGCTGCTCGGCACGGGCGCCAAGCTCGTTCAGCCGCCCGCCGCCTTTCGCCGCGCGATGGAAGAGCGCGGCATCGGGATCGAGGCAATGGACAGCCGCGCCGCCGCCCGCACGCTCGCGCTGCTGCGCGCCGAAGAACGCTGGGTCGTCGCGGCGCTGTACCCGCTGGGCTGAGTGCGGCTCATTCACTGCGTCCATAGCCCAGAGCTTGGAGCGTCTTGGCCGGA is part of the Novosphingopyxis iocasae genome and encodes:
- a CDS encoding MTH938/NDUFAF3 family protein; translated protein: MRQEQGAGPQVTGFSGTGFKVRDAVFPDGVILTQEEARTWTPPAIDALAMADLGDALESEPRPEFLLLGTGAKLVQPPAAFRRAMEERGIGIEAMDSRAAARTLALLRAEERWVVAALYPLG